In Chiloscyllium plagiosum isolate BGI_BamShark_2017 unplaced genomic scaffold, ASM401019v2 scaf_14783, whole genome shotgun sequence, the genomic window TCTtatctctgactctgactttgtgtgtctgtctgtctgggtccctctccttctccctctcctccttctccctctcctccttctccctctcctccttctccctctcctccttctccctctcctccttctccctctcctccttctccctctcctccttctccctctcctccttctccctctcctccttctccctctcctccttctccctctcctccttctccctctcctccttctccctctcctccttctccctctcctccttctccctctcctccttctccctctcctccttctccctctcctccttctccctctcctccttctccctctcctccttctccctctcctccttctccctctcctccttctccctctcctccttctccctctcctccttctccctctcctccttctccctctcctccttctccctctcctccttctccctctcctccttctccctctcctccttctccctctcctccttctccctctcctccttctccctctcctccttctccctctcctccttctccctctcctccttctccctctcctccttctccctctcctccttctccctctcctccttctccctctcctccttctccctctcctccttctccctctcctccttctccctctcctccttctccctctcctccttctccctctcctccttctccctctcctccttctccctctcctccttctccctctcctccttctccctctcctccttctccctctcctccttctccctctcctccttctccctctcctccttctccctctcctccttctccctctcctccttctccctctcctccttctccctctcctccttctccctctcctccttctccctctcctccttctccctctcctccttctccctctcctccttctccctctcctccttctccctctcctccttctccctctcctccttctccctctcctccttctccctctcctccttctccctctcctccttctccctctcctccttctccctctcctccttctccctctcctccttctccctctcctccttctccctctcctccttctccctctcctccttctccctctcctccttctccctctcctccttctccctctcctccttctccctctcctccttctccctctcctccttctccctctcctccttctccctctcctccttctccctctcctccttctccctctcctccttctccctctcctccttctccctctcctccttctccctctcctccttctccctctcctccttctccctctcctccttctccctctcctccttctccctctcctccttctccctctcctccttctccctctcctccttctccctctcctccttctccctctcctccttctccctctcctccttctccctctcctccttctccctctcctccttctccctctcctccttctccctctcctccttctccctctcctccttctccctctcctccttctccctctcctccttctccctctcctccttctccctctcctccttctccctctcctccttctccctctcctccttctccctctcctccttctccctctcctccttctccctctcctccttctccctctcctccttctccctctcctccttctccctctcctccttctccctctcctccttctccctctcctccttctccctctcctccttctccctctcctccttctccctctcctccttctccctctcctccttctccctctcctccttctccctctcctccttctccctctcctccttctccctctcctccttctccctctcctccttctccctctcctccttctccctctcctccttctccctctcctccttctccctctcctccttctccctctcctccttctccctctcctccttctccctctcctccttctccctctcctccttctccctctcctccttctccctctcctccttctccctctcctccttctccctctcctccttctccctctcctccttctccctctcctcctgggggggggggggggggaataaagGAGACGGGGGGCAGCCATTTTTGGACAATGTCAGACAATAGCAGCAGGAGGTCATATTGACAATCAAGTAAAGATTCTCACCTCAAATAACGACATTCAATGGGAACAACAGCACCATTGGTTCTCACAATGATCGATCCAGGATAGTTTGGGATGTGGGTCAGGTGGGTGGTGTAGACCAGGAAATCTTCAGTCATCTGAAAGACACCAGGTTAAAGAATGAGAGGCTGATCTGAAATGGTAAGGATCTACACAGTGTTTAGAATGACAGTCCCATTGTGACAATTCTTTAGGGAGTGTGACAGGCCCAGGAGACTGCTTTCCCACACCAAGCTGGAGAGACCAGTATTCAAGGGCAACAGGTCACAGGTCAGGGGTTTAGTCATTTAGGATCAACTTAATGTATTACATCATTCCAAAATCAGAATGGAATTCCTGATGCAAATGTTGGTTAAAATGACGTGTTGGGCTCCCAGGCAGAGTTAGAGATAATTATTGATGGAACAGGGACATGgttgtcagcactgctgcctcaaagcgccagagacccgggttcaattcccacctcaggcgactgacgagtttgcacattctccccatatctgcgtgggtttcctccggcggctctggtttcctcccacaatcccaaaaagtgtaggttaggtgaattggctatgctaaattgcccctaaagttcggtgaaggggtaaatgtaggggaatgggtctgggtgggtcatcTTTcaacatggacttgttgggccaaagggcctgtttccacactatgtaaatctaattttaaaaaatggtgatTGTTAACACAGGAACAAGGCTGCAGCGATCTTTCCGATGTCAACTCTCCATGTTTTCAGGAAACCTCCAGATTGTGAGCAGAGATTGCTAGCAGAATACCAAGAGATTAATAGCAAGGAGACAGAAGAGTAGAGGAAACAACAATTAACTAGTATTAAATAAAAGAAAGACTTTTACCAACAGGTTAAGTGTAGAGCTTCTCAAGGAGGAGAGAAtcaatttattcataaaatagcCCCCAGTGGAAGGGAAGCAAGTCAATTTGTCTTATGGGAATGGAACTACTTTCCCTCAAACTAGCCACAGGCCATGCTGCAATGAGTTATGTTCCTGTGACCTCCCTATTGAGAAAAGAATCACTATCAAAAACCACACTTGAGAAGGTCACAACCAAATTTGGATAAAGTTCATAGTATCAAAACACCACCCAAATATCACCACAAGACACCCAATTCATACTGACAAAACACACTAACAGAACAACCCCTGTACTCAGGGGATTCTAAACCAATGAGAATGGAGCACAAGGCTAGAGATAGAGAACAGTTCAGGTACAGACAATCCAGGAGAAGAACCTGGACTGAGGAtttgaaaaagcaggagaatggtccTTCTTCAGAAGAGTGATCTCAGCCAGGAACCTTCTGCAGCCCAAACTTCCAGCAAGTGCAGACAACCCCCATTACCTGCAATCTGCTGCCACACTCATGCAGCCCATAGTCAAAGAGGACAGTCTGGTTCTCAGGGTAGACCCTGGTTGGCCGACAACCTGCTATCCCCAGGGTCAGGTCAGCAGCTTTAATCAGGTGCCTGGTTCCAAATAAATCCAGCTGGGCCCTGACCAGCAGGTTGTGCTCTCCACACTGTACCATCACAGTCTGCAGTGGGGACACACTCCCAACCTCAGACATTCGGAAACTAGAACCAATGGGATCCCCATGAGGAGGCACTCTCTCAGGAACAGGGCTGGCTCTCACTATTGTCCATGGAAACCTCTGGCTCAGAAACTGTTGCCATGTTTCAGAGCAACAAACAACTCCAACTAACACCAACAAAGGGAACAAACCCCTCACTACACAATCACCCATGATCCGAAACAACTCAACCATCCCCACACAGCCCCAACCAGCTCCTTTTATACTCACAACCTGCACTCACCTGACACCAATGTGACCAGAAGCAGCAACATTGAACCAATCAACCAGACCCCATCTCTACAGTTTTCACCAATGACTGAACTCATTGAGTTATTACCAGGAGGGCCTATTTCATTTGGACCAATAGGAATGGctgtgaactgctgtgctgtCACCTGACTGAATTCAGTTCCACAAGGTCTCATGGTGAAGGCCCCATGGATACAATCATCAAACGTAGCTCATTGATCCAGGAGGGTGTCTGCTGGGTCCTGCCCACCCTCACCTGAGGGGACTGACAGTGAGACCCACGGAGAGATTGTCTGAGGGTGAGTTTTGGGTAGAACAAAGGGATTGACCTTATACTATGCCTCcccctggaagtgtttgatagaGTCAATATAGAAGAAGCTTTATTCTGTATGTTAACTTGTCATGTCCCAGTCTGGGGAGTGTTTTATCAGGACAATGCAGGGTGAGCTTTACTTTCACTTTCCTTTGACTCGAGGCAATTTTACTCTGTATTTCACCACGTGCTGTCTCTGTCTTGGGGGCCTTTGATGGGGACAGCTTTCCTTCCAGTTTTCAAGAAAAGAGGAagattttgtttcatttggaAAGAGTAGAATCTTTTACTCTGTTTCTAACTCAGAGATGTCCCTGTATTGAAAGTGTTTGATGTAGACAGTGTAGCTATACATTTAGTTTAAAAGTGCAGAGACAGCTGGCTGTTCAGTGACAATGAGCAGAGGAAGCTCATGTATCGCGTCCCACACTGACCTTGCTCTGGTGGAGTTTGTTGGGGGATGGtgttgagggagaaagtgaggactgcagattctggagatcacagtcaaagtgtgtggccctggaaaagcacagcaggtcatgcagcatctgagaagcaggagagtcggtttcgggtaaaagcccttcatcaggattgtggatTGGGAAAGGGGGCTTAGAGATAAATAGAAGATTAGgggtgggggcaaggtagctCAGATTGCGATAGATAGATGCCTTGGGGATGGGGGCAAGGCAGCTGGGTTGGTGATAGGTCGATGCAGGTGCGGGGTGTTCAGAGAATTTTACATTCACTCTAAAAGGGAagatggggcagcacggtggcacagtggttagcactacaccAGGGacaagggtttgattccagtctcaggcgagtctgtgtggagtttgcacactctccttgtgtctgtgtgggattactctgggtgctctggtttcctgccactgttaaagatgtgcaggttcggtggattggccatgcaaactttcctcagggatgtgtaagttagatgcgTTAGTGAGGGGACatggagagtaataggggaggggaatgagtttgggtgggttatctttcggaaggtcagtgtggacttgttgggccaaatggtctgtttccattctgtagagattgtatgattctagataaaggtggataaaaggTGTACCCTCAACCTCGGAGTAGCTgtggaaatgattgctgggccccttactgagatatttctgTCATTGATAgttgcaggtgaggtgccggaagattggaggttggctaacacaTTGTCATGatttaagaaaggtgctaaggaaaagccagggaatatagaccggtgagcttgacatcagtggtgggcaagttgttggagggaatcctgagggacaggattcacatgtatttggtaagccaaagactgattagggatagttagtatggctttgtgcgtgggaaatagtgtctcatgaccttgattgagtttgttgaagaagtaacaaagaggattgatgagggcagagtagtggacatgattgatatgaacttcagtaaggcattcaacaaggttcctcatggatgactggttagcaaggttagatctcatagaatacagagatttggatacagaaatggctggaaagtAGAAAAgatagggtagtggtggaggatggcttttcagagtggaggcctgtgaccaatggtgtgccataaggatcggtgctaggtccactacgtttcatcatttgtataaatgatttgattgtgaacataggaggtatcgttagtaagtttgcagatgacaccaaaattggtggtgtagtggacagcgaaggaggtgaCCATGATCGAATGTGATTGGGccatgtcgatttcaccagttacctcatttcccctcctcccagccccaccacatctcatttatctctgaGGCATCTTGAGGgcatcccctcattcctgatgaagagcttatgcttgaagcgtcgtctctcttgttcctcagatgctgcctgagcggctgtgcttttccagcaacacactttctgactctgatctccagcatctgcagtccttactttctcccaactGAGCATGGGCActgagaaattgcaaatggagttcaatgtagatcAGTATGAGGTGTTACATATTGGGAAGTcacatcaaggtaggagtttcatgatgaatgttTGGGCcataaggagtgtagtggaacagagggaccttggagttcaggtgtatggttctctgaaagtggagtcacaggtagacagggcagtgaaggaggcttttgacacactggccttcatcagtcagggcattgagtagagacgttgggaagttatgttgcagttatacagaatgGTGACGAGGCCTGCACTTGGAGtagtgtgttcagttttggtcaccttgctataggaaagatgttattaaacaggatagagtgcagaaggaatttacaaggaagttgccaggactcAGGGTCTGAGTTggagggaaaggttggacaagctcggacgtttttctttagagcaaaggAGCTGGGGgtgggacaatagacaataggtgcagcagtaggccattcagcccttcgagcctgcaccgccattcaatataactatggctgatcattcctaatccgTATCCTCttactgccttatctccataacccttgaatccactatctttgagagctctatccaactctttcttaaatgaatccagacactgagcctccactgccctctggggcagagcattccacacagccaccactctctgggtgaagaagtttctcctcatctctgtccaaaatggtccaccccgtatttttaagtgtgtcctctggttcggcactcacccttcagtggaaacatgtttcatgctgccagagtgtccaatcctttcataatcttacatgtctcaatcaggtcccctctcagtcttctaaactcaagggtatacaagcccagtcgcatctgtctttcagtgtaaggaaatcccgctattccaggaattgacctcgtgaacctacgctgtactccctcaatagccagaatgcctttcctcaaatttggagaccagaactgcacacagtactccaggtgtggtctcaccagggtcctgtacagctgcagaagcacctctttgcttctatactcaattccactTGTTATGAAgtccagcatgctattagccttcttcactacctgctctaccttcatgcttgccttcattgactggtgtacaagaacacccagatctctctgtactgcccctttacctaaattgattccattgaggtagtaatctgccttcctgttcttgccaccaaagtggataaccatacatttatccacattaaactgcatctgccatgcatctgcccactcacctaacttgtccaggtcaccctgtaatctcctaacatcctcatcacatttcaccttgccacccagctttgtatcatcagcaaatttgctaatttattgctgataccatcttctatatcgttaacatatattgtaaaaagctgcggtcccagcacggatccctgcggtaccccactggtcactgcctgccattccgaaatggagacGTTTATcgctaccctttgtttcctatcagccaaccaattttcagtccaagtcagtactttgcccccaataccatgcaccctaactttgctcactaacctcctgtgtgggactttatcaaaagctttctgaaagtccaggtacactacatctactggatctccctcgtccatcttcagagttacatcctcaaaaaattcaagaagattagtcaagcatgatttccccttcataaatccatgctgactctgtcctatcctgttacaactatccagatgtgccgtaatttcaagctttataatagactccagcatctttcccaccactgaggtcagactaactggtctataatttcctgctttctctctcgctcctttcttaaaaagtgctATAACATTCGCCACCCTGAAATCcacaggaaccgaccccgaatctatcgaactctggaaaataatcaccaacgcatctaCCTTTTCCCGAgctacctccttcagtaccctactgtcacttccgactgtaccctctccctctcaaattgcagattgaagcttattgtattatggtcactacttcccaatggctccttcacttcgaggtccctgatcaattctggttcgttgcacaataccagatccagaattgccttctccctggtcagctccagcaccagctgctctaagaatccatctctgaggcactccacaaagtctctttcttgaggtccaataccatcctgattctcccagtctacctgcatgttaaaatcccccataacaactgcagtaacatctttgcgacaggccaatttcagctccagATTCAACttgcatccgacatccagactactgtttgggggcctgtagatgactcccaagagggtcttttgaAATCGTATGGAAGTGTACAATATCAAGAAAGGTATGGTTTGGATGAATgtgctcagtctttttcccagggttgaggagtcaaggactagagggcaccaGTTTTAGGTTAGAGGGGAGAGAATGAAAGGGAATTGAGGGGCAatgatttcacacagagggaggtccGCATATGGAATAAGAagccagcagaggtggttgaggcagCTACATAAACAATGTTCAAAgtgcatttggacaaattcatggataggaaaggattagaaggctATAGGCCatgtacagggaaatggggttagtgggGATGGACATTTTCATAGGCAAGGACCAATTTGCCAAGGGGAGGAGGTTCCACAATTtccccaccctcaatgatgggggagcccagcacaaaGGATAAGGCTTAAGCATTTGCAACGACCTGCAGCCAGTAATCTCCAAAGGGACAATCCATTGTAGTCCCCAGCATCACCGATACCTGTCTTCAGTCAGTACTATTGACTCCACATGACAGAGAAACAGCTGCAGACCTTGGATACTGTGAAGCCAATGCACCCTGACTAACATTgtgggaattagattagattagattagattacttacagtgtggaaacaggcccttcggcccaacaagtccacaccgacccgccgaagcgcaacccacccatacccctacctttacccctttaacctaacactacgggcaatttagcatggccaattcacctgacccgcacatctttggactgtgggaggaaaccggagcacccagaggaaacccacgcagacacggggagaatgtgcaaactccacacagtcagtcgcctgagtcgggaattgaacccgggtctacaggcgctgtgaggcagcagtgctaaccactgggccaccgtgccgcccacttaaagGTGAATAAGGTGAAAGAGCTGTGATCCTGAACGGGCCGAGTCCCTATCCattctgttccagtacagctacaactgCAGCATCTATCTGGAAATGGAGATAATTTCCCAGTAGTGTCCTGTTGACAAAAAGTGGGATAAATCCAACCTTGCCAATTCCTCCCCTATCAATCCACTCTCAATCACAAgcgaagtgatggaaggtgttgttAACAGTGTTATCAAGGCACATGTCCTCTACACCAACctc contains:
- the LOC122546710 gene encoding zona pellucida sperm-binding protein 3-like, yielding MGDCVVRGLFPLLVLVGVVCCSETWQQFLSQRFPWTIVRASPVPERVPPHGDPIGSSFRMSEVGSVSPLQTVMVQCGEHNLLVRAQLDLFGTRHLIKAADLTLGIAGCRPTRVYPENQTVLFDYGLHECGSRLQMTEDFLVYTTHLTHIPNYPGSIIVRTNGAVVPIECRYLR